The Coffea eugenioides isolate CCC68of chromosome 8, Ceug_1.0, whole genome shotgun sequence genome has a segment encoding these proteins:
- the LOC113781516 gene encoding protein LURP-one-related 17: protein MILFFKSASRSRTISVEDNPLDQRESKNNTADETCTSLTVWRKSLIFSCEGFAVFGSDGSLVYRVDNYTGRGRRPGQVILMDGSGKPILTISRRKKLGLVDSWLVYEGEVDEYCSNKKSVIEPIFCVRKSLNVLQPNFNVLAYVYRGGGMSDKRHSYVVEGSYAHRSCKVLDGSRRVVAEIKRKEAMVGGVSFGLEVFLLIVQPGFDSGFAMALVLLLDQIFS from the exons atgattcttttcttcaaatccgCATCAAGGTCAAGAACTATCAGTGTTGAAGATAATCCTCTTGATCAACGAGAGTCGAAGAACAATACAGCTGATGAGACATGCACAAGTCTAACAGTTTGGAGAAAATCACTCATTTTTAGCTGTGAAGGTTTCGCTGTGTTTGGATCTGACGGCAGTTTAGTATATAGAGTCGATAACTACACTGGACGAGGTCGTCGTCCCGGTCAAGTCATTCTCATGGATGGATCAGGGAAGCCCATTCTGACAATCTCCCGTCGAAAG AAGCTAGGTCTAGTAGATAGCTGGCTTGTATATGAAGGAGAGGTTGATGAATACTGTAGCAACAAGAAGAGCGTCATTGAGCCCATTTTTTGTGTCAGAAAAAGCTTAAATGTTCTGCAACCAAACTTCAATGTCCTTGCGTATGTTTATAGAGGCGGAGGGATGTCCGATAAACGACATTCGTACGTAGTTGAAGGATCATATGCACATAGATCGTGTAAGGTGTTAGATGGATCAAGAAGAGTTGTGGCCGAGATAAAGAGGAAAGAGGCCATGGTAGGAGGCGTATCTTTTGGTTTAgaagtttttcttttaattgtgcaGCCCGGATTTGATTCTGGCTTTGCTATGGCTCTTGTATTATTACTGGATCAAATTTTCTCTTGA
- the LOC113780906 gene encoding pentatricopeptide repeat-containing protein At5g39680-like: MASLAGGSPSMPAQKPPLDPRSVINWQAPWRLKSNHDHPAVKLLKISAGTKNLKFGKIIHAHLLVSDQASENNVVENNTLLNLYAKCGQLSGAQRVFDGMRMRNVVSWGTLMAGYFHAGFCSEVLELSRDMVKVDNLRLNKYVLSTVLSGCAGDGLYCKGQQCHGYAEKSGLIFNQHVKNALVCMYSMCEDVDGAMRVFNGVPGLDIFTYNSLLTALLEHRSLSEALDVFRKLLEADVEWDGASYVGVLGLCACLKYLKLGSQVHSRMLKSGFNSDMFVNCAMIDMYGKFGEITKARKAFGSLKARNVVSWTAILAACLQNECFEEALKLFFEMETDGVRPNEYTFAVLLNSSASLSAVAYGTSLHAHIEKVGYEDFVIVGNALVNMYSRNGDIELAYSVFAKMRSRDPITWNSMISGYSHHGLGKEALTVFRDMLAAEEKPNYVTFIGVLSACGHLGQVEQGFYYLNHSMNMLGIEPGLEHYTCIIGLLGKAGQLDEAENFMRSMPVKWDIVAWRTLLNACHVQRNYRVGMRAAEVILRMDPNDVGTCILLSNMHAKFKRWDGVVKMRKLMRERNIKKEPGLSWTEIRNNTHIFIAGDNKHPESVQIQKKVRELLAEIKPLGYVPDQASALHDVEEEQTVDYLTFHSEKLAIAYALMKTPPNAPIRVIKNLRICDDCHSAAKLISKVTNRLIVIRDANHFHTFRNGICSCADYW; the protein is encoded by the coding sequence ATGGCCTCATTAGCTGGCGGGAGTCCATCAATGCCCGCGCAAAAGCCGCCGTTGGATCCCCGATCAGTTATTAATTGGCAGGCGCCTTGGCGCCTAAAATCAAACCACGATCACCCTGCAGTCAAGCTACTGAAAATTTCAGCTGGCACAAAAAACCTCAAGTTTGGCAAAATAATTCATGCCCATTTGTTAGTATCCGACCAAGCCTCCGAAAACAATGTTGTTGAGAACAATACTTTGCTTAATCTTTATGCCAAATGTGGCCAATTATCAGGTGCACAACGGGTGTTTGATGGAATGCGGATGAGAAATGTGGTGTCATGGGGCACCTTAATGGCTGGGTATTTCCATGCTGGGTTTTGTTCAGAGGTTCTTGAATTGTCGCGAGACATGGTTAAAGTGGATAATTTGCGGCTTAATAAATATGTGTTATCCACAGTTCTTTCTGGTTGTGCCGGTGATGGCTTGTATTGTAAAGGCCAGCAATGTCATGGCTATGCGGAGAAGTCTGGGTTGATTTTCAATCAACATGTGAAGAACGCACTTGTGTGTATGTATTCGATGTGCGAGGATGTGGATGGGGCTATGAGGGTTTTTAATGGGGTGCCTGGCTTGGATATTTTCACGTATAATTCGCTTTTGACTGCACTTTTGGAACACCGGTCTTTGAGTGAAGCATTGGATGTTTTTAGGAAGCTGCTAGAGGCGGATGTGGAGTGGGATGGTGCCTCTTACGTGGGTGTTTTGGGCCTTTGTGCTTGTCTTAAGTATTTAAAGTTGGGCTCACAAGTTCACAGTAGAATGTTGAAATCCGGTTTCAATTCTGATATGTTTGTAAATTGTGCAATGATAGATATGTATGGAAAATTTGGTGAGATTACAAAAGCAAGAAAAGCTTTTGGCTCATTAAAAGCTCGGAATGTGGTCTCTTGGACTGCAATCTTGGCTGCTTGCTTACAAAACGAGTGCTTTGAGGAAGCACTAAAGCTATTCTTTGAGATGGAAACTGACGGTGTTAGGCCAAACGAGTACACATTTGCGGTGCTGTTGAATTCCAGTGCTAGCTTATCAGCTGTAGCATATGGAACTTCATTACATGCACATATAGAAAAGGTGGGGTATGAAGATTTCGTCATAGTGGGGAACGCTTTGGTTAATATGTACTCGAGGAATGGAGATATTGAATTGGCTTACAGCGTCTTTGCAAAAATGCGGTCTCGAGATCCTATTACTTGGAATTCCATGATATCTGGTTACTCTCACCATGGGCTTGGTAAGGAAGCCCTGACTGTGTTTCGTGACATGTTAGCTGCAGAAGAGAAACCAAATTATGTTACTTTCATTGGGGTTCTCTCTGCTTGTGGACATTTGGGTCAAGTAGAACAAGGGTTCTACTATTTGAACCATTCCATGAACATGCTCGGGATTGAACCTGGTTTGGAGCATTATACCTGTATTATTGGGCTTCTTGGAAAGGCTGGACAACTCGATGAAGCTGAGAATTTCATGAGATCAATGCCAGTCAAATGGGACATTGTTGCCTGGCGAACTTTGCTTAATGCTTGTCATGTACAACGGAATTATCGTGTAGGAATGCGAGCTGCAGAAGTCATCTTGCGAATGGATCCTAATGATGTGGGAACTTGTATCCTGTTGTCTAACATGCACGCCAAGTTCAAAAGGTGGGATGGTGTTGTCAAAATGCGGAAACTAATGAGAGAAAGAAACATTAAGAAAGAACCAGGATTGAGTTGGACAGAAATAAGAAACAATACCCATATCTTCATTGCAGGTGATAACAAGCACCCAGAGTCTGTTCAAATTCAAAAGAAGGTTAGAGAGTTGTTGGCTGAAATAAAGCCACTTGGTTATGTACCAGATCAGGCTTCTGCACTGCATGATGTTGAGGAGGAGCAGACAGTAGATTATCTTACTTTCCACAGCGAGAAGCTTGCTATAGCGTATGCACTGATGAAGACACCTCCAAATGCACCTATTCGTGTCATCAAGAACCTTCGGATATGTGATGATTGCCATTCTGCAGCAAAACTTATTTCAAAAGTTACAAACAGGCTCATTGTCATAAGAGATGCTAATCATTTCCATACTTTTCGCAATGGAATTTGTTCCTGTGCAGATTATTGGTAA